The Sorghum bicolor cultivar BTx623 chromosome 6, Sorghum_bicolor_NCBIv3, whole genome shotgun sequence genome contains the following window.
TGTTTGCCTGCCAAAaacgagattttttttttggttgggATTAGCCGTATTGCTGGTATTTTTCATGTGCTTCTTGTTTATCTTCTTCCTGACATTCTTCATTGGCATAGTCAGCTATAATTGAGTACAGTAAACACAAAATAACTTCCAGGCCACTGCAACATTTCTCTCCCCATAAGAAAAATCTATAGCATCCGATTATATTAATGGGAATGGAGGGAGCATATTTTAGTGATACAGCATAGGTAAAATTTTAATGATACAAAAGAACAAGTATAATCTGAAGCCCTTGTGCAAAAAAAATGACATCCATAGTGCAAATCAGGAGGTCATGGATCctttttttctaaataaaatGGAACAGGATGTTGGATCAGCATTCCTTCGAACAATACTTCAAACCATTCGAGTATGCCTCAGGTACTGAAACCCTAAATACATTGTAGTGATGATTTAAACTTCTCTCCCCGTGCAACCTGTAGACTCCACCGAGTGCTCCAGTAACAGGATTGGGGAAAGCGTAGAACACGCGCTTGAATCTATGATGTACAAGTGCCATTGCACACCTTCAAATTAAAGTAGCGCGTAAGTAAGATCAGCAGTAAGAGAAAATATGCGCAAGCTGGATGAAGATTGAACGTACATTGTGCATGGTTCCCAAACAAGGTAGATATCAAATCCTGTGCAGAGATATGGTCTACTCGTTTCAGACAAGTCACCACGGAATGATTCAGATGACGATTGCTCATTATCCTGATGTTTAAATTTGAGCTTGTCAGAAAAAGGTAGGACAAATCAAATGCATTATTGCAACAATAAATAAGAAAATGCAATGAGAAATTATAAGCAGCAAAAAAGCTCACTTTTGTATCCGTCTTTAGCCTTTTTGCTGGTTCATTATCACAACAGTTCTCTGGATTGCCATTTGAATCTGGCTTGGTTATTGAAGTCGAAGACGGGAACATCGTTCTATCCCTCTCAGCAGCATTTTCAATGGCAACCATGGGAGCATGTCTCAGAGGATGCCATGCAAAACAGCCATCACAGGGCAATGGCTTCTGTTCACAAGTCCTTTTTCTCATCCATCCCCAAGGATTTATACATGAGATTTCCATGTTCAAGCTGTTGCGTTTAGAAAGAAAGGATCCTGGCAGTGACAAATTGCAGTCATTATCAGTTGATGCATTCAAAGAGCAGGTCACATCTGCATTCGCTTCAGAAAATGTGTTCCCTTCTTCAGGCGTATCATGCTTGTGTGTCTGGTCGGTGGCCTTTGCAATTATTTGCATGCTTGATGGATCAATAATGATTGCAGCATTGCCCGCCTAGTACAGTAAGAGAACCAAAATGGAAAttagcaacaacaacaaaaattgatCAAACACCAAACAAACAAGGTAAAGATACAATTGTGTAAATAACAAAGCTTGGCAGATGAAGTATGCCTGATGAAAAATTCATCATAATACACGAAGGCAGATTTTGACTGATTGAGTGCACCATAGCAAGTTTAGGGATATGTAACTGCAAAATTTAATAGCTCATGGCCCTACTAAGTAATACCCCTCAAAAGTTTAAGGAATACCAGAGTGGTTACCTTTGATAACTGAATAGCAGTCTTCATGCAATTAAATATTGATGGTAATTCCTCCTCTTGAAATCCACGGACAATATCAAGGCTGTAAGTTAACATAGGAGTCTAAGAGAGCAGAAAATTGCATGAATACTACTCAGTAAAACTGCAGTATCCACGCCTCCATGGAAAACTCTATTTTTATCATAAATAAAATATAGTAAAACTTCATCCACGGGCAACAAAACTATGTACAATCCTGCCAATTTGATGCAAAGTATGTTACTGTAATCGCATCACATGCTGTAGCAAATTTTAACAATATTCAAGGAAAAGATATGATTATTCAGATGTAAATCATGACCTAAATTTGAAGACAAACCAGAAGCCCACCCATGGTACTATGCATTCACCAAACATTCTAGGCCCTACAGCTATGCGCTaccaccaaagtcaaagcaacaAGCATTAATATTTTATGAATGCAGCTGCCTAAAGAATAAATATGTGGCATATCAGAATGGAGCCATGCCGCTAGATGGCTGGTGTTTCAACATCAGATGGGGCAGATTTCCTGCAACCGTGGTCGGGAATCGAAAATCTTCAGAGAAGTGCTGTGATGGTAACTGAAATGTTATAGCTAGCAATTAGTTCCTTTTGGGCTTCAGCTACAGAATTATTTTCTTTATCTACTTACAAGTTTGGCCTAGAAAATCttgtatgtttgagtgaactaaacagAAGTATCTTTAGAAGACGACAAGATTAATGATGTAAAAATACAGCAGCAAATGCATAATGTGACAACTGACAAGATAACAAGGTGTTTGCACTTTGCAGAATGGTGAAGCAGGGAAGGTGGACGCAATGCGATGGTCATGCACTAAGAGATTTAATTCCGAGGTCATTCtaggcacctggatgatctgaaaGCACCGGAATGATGCCATCTTCAAAATGGCTCACCCTCGATTCAACTCCTGTGGTGCCTTGCCAGAGCTAACGGCATGTTGTATTGTTGTCACTAGAGGCCAGTAGAGGCTACATGGATAGGCTGTGGTCATGTATATTAAGAACAGGCGCAATGTAATATGAGAAACTAGTTGTAACAAGTTCTTTTCTTCTAATCTTCTTAATAATGCAATGAAATGCAGTTCTCCTGCGTGTTCAAGAACAAAAGGAGCATAATGTGACACATAGTGAGGTCATACTCATGTGCAGGATGGTAAGATGTTGGCCAAAGTTTGCATTGTTCCTCCCACTCCTCTTTTGATGTAGCACAATACTTGGCAACCTGTTAAAGACTTTTACCAATAGTAAACGTCAATATATGACAAGGGCACAAGGAAGCTAGATAACACCAGTCATTCCAAAGGATTCGATGCATCTAGAGTGGTAAgatattaaaaaaaaagttaaGAAACTTTTATCAACAAGCCAGAATGACATGCTACAATTTCAATAAAAAATGACAAAATCAAAGCTTCCCAAAAGATAGCAGCATTACTTACTTTCGCAGTAAAAGGACTCAGCTGATAAGTATCCACTATCTTTTGTAGATCTTCAGAAAACTGTATGCTACAAGGTTCAGACCCAGTAGAAACACATAGGATTATTGATAGCTCAGATTTTCCTGCCAAACAGAATATAACATAGAATTAGAGAGTTAATAAAGTTATGCAACATAATTATAAGTTAAATAGCCAGCCTAGCTTACAAAACATACGATGAGCTCCTCATTTTTGTTTCCATGCTACAGTGGTGGTTCTGCATTTCCTAACTTTAGATTAAGGTTTCTGGCATGATTACTTGTTACATGGAAGGTCTAACTTGAAATATTGCTATTGTTAGTTTCTCGGTTTATGTTCCATCCAGAGTCATGATTCTTATCCTTATTCTTTGGAAGTGTTCCGTGTCTCTGATGGGCAAAGCAGAGGAGGACGCCTTTGAATAAAAGGATAAAATAATTACTTTTGCATGTGCAAACATTTAcagtataaataaataaaaagcatCCAGCAGCTACCTTAAAAATTGAACCTGCGTCCCTGTGAAAAGCCTACTAATAAACATGTGAAAGTAAATTTTAATCAGTTACAAGGTTATTTTCCACTGCAAAATCAATTGTTTTTTATGTATCGATATGCCAGGGAGCATGTCTCCAGCTATGGCATGAATCTTTAGATAGTCATGGCATGTCTTCCATGAGTAGTGCTCTCAGAaggcaaacaaaaaaaagagagaacaaGATGAAGTGCATATACCGCCACATTCAGTACGTCGACGTACACGCTTTACATGCCTCAGATTCTCCAAAGGGCATACCTGGCTTAACTGCCTGAAAGCAGCGAAACCAAGAAAACATCACATGCTAACACACAAATTGGACGATTTGTCGATTTTGGGTCAAATAGTGAACCCAGaaacatgtgtcacaacttacaAAAGAGAGAGAGATTAGCATGTTTGCATCATAACTGAGAGACAATATACAACCACCCAATTCAGATAACAAACATGGGCCATGAGAACAAGAAACTTAGCATTGATTTCATATTGGCAGAGAGAACTAAATATAAAAATTGCAATTGAATGTCATCCCAAGTGGA
Protein-coding sequences here:
- the LOC8065991 gene encoding probable inactive tRNA-specific adenosine deaminase-like protein 3, whose product is MAWELIEVPGNLNPSLQDSTVDVLATKIDPKLANTLIRQLSQVCPLENLRHVKRVRRRTECGGKSELSIILCVSTGSEPCSIQFSEDLQKIVDTYQLSPFTAKVAKYCATSKEEWEEQCKLWPTSYHPAHDLDIVRGFQEEELPSIFNCMKTAIQLSKAGNAAIIIDPSSMQIIAKATDQTHKHDTPEEGNTFSEANADVTCSLNASTDNDCNLSLPGSFLSKRNSLNMEISCINPWGWMRKRTCEQKPLPCDGCFAWHPLRHAPMVAIENAAERDRTMFPSSTSITKPDSNGNPENCCDNEPAKRLKTDTKDNEQSSSESFRGDLSETSRPYLCTGFDIYLVWEPCTMCAMALVHHRFKRVFYAFPNPVTGALGGVYRLHGERSLNHHYNVFRVSVPEAYSNGLKYCSKEC